CCCGCCGTGGCCGCAACCGCGATCAGCATCCCCGCCAGCGCCTATCCGATCATGCCGACCGTCACCGGCTTTGCCTGGGTGCTGTTCGCCCTTCTGACCGGCGGTGCGATCGTCAACCTGGTCAACACCGCGGCCATCGCCGTCCTGCTGCCCAACGAGGAGCGCGCCACCAGCATCGCCGCGCTCAAGATCGTCGCCACCGTGGTCGGCGGCCCGATCACCGGCGTGATCGTGGTGGGTATGGCCTCGCACTTCTCGGGACCGAACGGGATGGGAATCTCCCTGACCTGGCTGGGCGTGGTGACCGGCGTGCTCTCGCTGGGCGGCTACTGGTTCGCCATGGCCAATGCGCCGCGAAAGGTCGCGGACGAAACCGAAGCCTCCGCCTGACCCCTCTCTCCCGGAGCCGACGACGATGAGCCCTTCCAGTTCCACGCTCGCCGTCGTCGGCATCGCCCGCCTGGCCGAGATGACCGGGACCAGCCTGCGGGCCCTGCGCTACTATGAAGAAATCGGCCTGCTCAGGCCGTTCCGCACCGCCAACCGGGCGCGACTGTTCACCGGCCATCAGTGCGAGATGGCGGCGATGATCGTCCTGCTGCGGCGGCTGGACGTCTCCGTCGTCGAAATCAGGGCGGTGATCGACCAGGCCTCGTCCGACATCGACCGGGCCGGGCGGCTGCGCCAGACGCTGGAGCGCAAGGCTGCCGAGCTGTCGGAGCGGCTGCACGAGGTGCGGATCGCGCTGGCCGGGACCACCCTCGTTCACGAAAGTCTCAGCGCCGCCTGACCTGACGTCACCCTTGCGAGGGGCGGTCGGCGGTGGAAGGAAGGACCCGGGCGTCCGTCAGAGACGCCGCTGGATGAGGAACCGCCATGGCCGCCTTCGAGATCACCCGTGAGGGCGCCGTCGCCCATCTGCGCCTGACCCGGCCCGAGGCGTCGAACGCGCTCGACATGAGCTTCTGGCGCGGCTTCGGACCCGCCGTGTCGGCGCTGGACCGGACCGGCGAGGTCCACGCCTTGGTGATCTCCGGCGAGGGCCGAAACTTCTGCGCCGGGATGGACATCTCCGTCTTCTCCAGCGGCGCCATCCTGCCGGCCGAGACGTCGGCGCAGCGGCAAGCCTTCCATCAGGCGGTGCGCGACCTGCAGGACGCCCTGACGGCGCTGGAGAAGGCGCGCTTCCCGGTGATCGCAGCGGTGCACGGCGCCTGCGTCGGGGCGGGGCTGGACATGGTCTCGGCCTGCGACCTGAGGCTGGCCTCCGCCGACGCCCTGTTCCGGATCGAGGAGATCAACATCGGCATGATGGCCGACGTCGGCAGCCTCCAACGCCTGCCGAAAATCCTGCCCGAGGGGGTGGTGCGGGAACTGGCCTATCTGGGCAACAGCCTGACCGCCGGGCGGGCCGAACGACTGGGCTTCGTCAATGCGGTCCTGCCGGACGCCGAGGCCGTTGTCGCGGCGGCGCTGGAGATGGCGCGGACCATCGCGGGCAAGGCGCCCTTGGCCGTGACCGGGTCCAAGGCGGCGATCGGCTATGCCCGCGACCACACCGTCGCCGAGGGGCTGGAGTGGGTGGCGGTCATGCAGGGCTCGCTGTGGAACCCGTCGGACATCCTGACCGCCATTCAGGCGCGGAGGTCGAAAGAGACGCCGGCCTTCGCCGCCCTCGCCCCGCTCGTGACGCCCGGCTCCGAGGGCTAGGCCGCGCGGCGGACCGAGCGGATGACCGCCGAGGTCATGGCCGCCAGCCCGGCCAGAAGCCGCGCCTGATCCGCCGGAGCCAGCGACCGGTCGAGGAACAGCAGGGCCAGCCCCTCGGCCTGAACGGTCACCGCGCCCCCGCGCCAGCAGCCGCAATCGATCCAGCCGTCCAGCAGGTCGCACAGGTCGATGGTCAGGGGCACGAGGTCGTTACGGCGCGCCACGGCGGCGGTCTCGGCGATCGACAGGGCGAGACGGCGCACGGCCCGGGCGTCCGCCTGGATCGCGGCATCGGGTCTGCGACAGGCGGCCAGAAGTTCGCCGATCAGCGGCCCCAGCCGGATCGCGATGGCCGGAGTGATGGCCTCCACCCGCGCCTCGGCGTTGCGGGCCAGGGTTTCGACCGTGGTCGTATCAGTCGCGCTCAGAATGCGCGCCAGACGGTTGGGCGGGGCGAAGCTCACTCTGGTCATGTGAACAGCCCGTCGATCTCGTCCTGCGACAGGGCGCGGTCGGGTATCGCGGTGATGCGCAGGTCCTCGGCGCGACGCTCATAAACCCCCGGCGGCAAGGGCTCGGTGCGGAAGCGGCGGTCGGGCCCCTGATACCGGGGCGTGTCGATGAAGGCCCGACGGCTCTGGGCGATCCACAGCATCCGCTCCAGCAGGATCATCGGCGAGACCGGTTTGGCGATGGTGAAGTTGGCGCCGGAATCCCGCGCCCGGACCACCTTGGACTCGGGCGTCGAGGCGCTGAGCATCAGGACGGGGGTGCAGGCGTTTGGTCCCTGACGATCGGCCCGCATCTCGCGCACCAGGGTGAAGCCGTCCTCCTCGATCATCTCGCAGTTGACCATGACCAGGTCAAACCGGCGTGTGAGCAGGGCTTCGCGGGCCGCCTCTACGCTGTGGCATTTGGTCGGCCGGCTGATGCCGAAGCCCATCAGGATGGCGCCGAGCAGCTCCGTCGACTGCGGATTGTCGTCCACGACCAGGGGTTCGACGTCGCGGAGAGCGAGGCGGGTTCCGGACAGGTGCATGACCGCGTCACTCGACCTGCATCAGGCGGTCGGCCGTCGCCTGATCGAGACCTTGGGGCGCCGGGCCGTTGAGCAGATGGGCGTCGGCCCGGGTCTCGACGCGGCCCGTCGCCGAGGCCGCCAGCCGGTCCAGCCTCTGACCGACAAGATCCTGAAAGGCGCAGGTCTGAAGCACGTCCAGGAAGGTCGCCTC
The genomic region above belongs to Brevundimonas goettingensis and contains:
- a CDS encoding enoyl-CoA hydratase-related protein, which gives rise to MAAFEITREGAVAHLRLTRPEASNALDMSFWRGFGPAVSALDRTGEVHALVISGEGRNFCAGMDISVFSSGAILPAETSAQRQAFHQAVRDLQDALTALEKARFPVIAAVHGACVGAGLDMVSACDLRLASADALFRIEEINIGMMADVGSLQRLPKILPEGVVRELAYLGNSLTAGRAERLGFVNAVLPDAEAVVAAALEMARTIAGKAPLAVTGSKAAIGYARDHTVAEGLEWVAVMQGSLWNPSDILTAIQARRSKETPAFAALAPLVTPGSEG
- a CDS encoding MerR family transcriptional regulator, with protein sequence MSPSSSTLAVVGIARLAEMTGTSLRALRYYEEIGLLRPFRTANRARLFTGHQCEMAAMIVLLRRLDVSVVEIRAVIDQASSDIDRAGRLRQTLERKAAELSERLHEVRIALAGTTLVHESLSAA
- a CDS encoding response regulator — encoded protein: MHLSGTRLALRDVEPLVVDDNPQSTELLGAILMGFGISRPTKCHSVEAAREALLTRRFDLVMVNCEMIEEDGFTLVREMRADRQGPNACTPVLMLSASTPESKVVRARDSGANFTIAKPVSPMILLERMLWIAQSRRAFIDTPRYQGPDRRFRTEPLPPGVYERRAEDLRITAIPDRALSQDEIDGLFT